A genomic window from Salvia hispanica cultivar TCC Black 2014 chromosome 5, UniMelb_Shisp_WGS_1.0, whole genome shotgun sequence includes:
- the LOC125190816 gene encoding LOW QUALITY PROTEIN: arginine decarboxylase-like (The sequence of the model RefSeq protein was modified relative to this genomic sequence to represent the inferred CDS: deleted 1 base in 1 codon), translating into MPALACCVDASVSSLPYAFASWDSTLPQIPPPPTAPSAATAPWTPDHSALLYRVDGWGAPYFTVNSNGDVSVRPHGASTLSHQEIDLFKVVKKASDLKSSGGLGLQLPLIVRFPDILKDRLESLQSAFDFAIQSQGYEAHYQGVYPVKCNQDKFVVEDIVKFGSGFRFGLEAGSKPELLLAMSSLCNGSPEALLVCNGFKDVEYIALALLARKLHLNTVIVLEQEEELDIVIDVSKKLGVRPVIGLRAKLRTKHSGHFGSTSGEKGKFGLTTTQILRVVKKLEQNEMLDCMQLLHFHIGSQIPSTALLADGVGEAAQIYSELVRLGACMRVIDIGGGLGIDYDGSKSPNSDVSVSYTLEEYASAVVGAVRLVCDRKGIKHPIICSESGRAIVSHHSILVFEAVSASSHDSPQFQSPLGIEYFEEQLSDDARADYRNLCAAGVRGEYENCLLYAEQLKQRCVEQFKEGSLNMEQLAEVDGFCELVSKAIGLSDDPVRTYHMNLSVFTSIPDFWGFGQLFPLIPIHRLDEKPVVRGILSDLTCDSDGKIDKFIGGESSLPLHKLDANGSGNGDRAAYYLGMFLGGAYEEALGGVHNLFGGPSVVRVSQSNSPHGFAVTRAVPGPTCGDVLRVMQYEPELMFQTLKHRIEEFADDGGSSSLALANGLACSFNNMPYLASAASCSLTAAGAGNGGYYYCSDESFASSGDAVGAEDEQWSYCIA; encoded by the exons ATGCCTGCCCTCGCTTGCTGTGTTGACGCCTCCGTTTCCTCTCTTCCCTACGCATTCGCCAGCTGGGATAGCACTCTCCCCCAGATTCCGCCTCCACCGACTGCCCCCTCCGCCGCCACGGCACCCTGGACGCCCGACCACTCGGCGCTGCTCTACCGTGTGGACGGATGGGGCGCGCCCTACTTCACGGTCAATTCTAATGGCGACGTTTCTGTCCGTCCCCATGGCGCCAGCACCCTGTCCCACCAGGAAATCGATCTTTTCAAGGTCGTTAAGAAGGCCTCCGATCTGAAGAGTTCGGGAGGGCTCGGGCTTCAGCTGCCCCTCATTGTCCGCTTCCCCGACATACTCAAGGATCGCCTTGAATCTCTCCAATCTGCTTTTGATTTCGCGATCCAGTCTCAAGGCTACGAGGCTCATTACCAGGGCGTCTACCCTGTGAAATGCAATCAGGATAAGTTTGTTGTCGAGGATATTGTCAAGTTTGGCTCCGGTTTCCGCTTCGGGCTCGAAGCTGGCTCCAAGCCGGAGCTTCTTCTGGCCATGAGCTCCCTCTGTAACGGAAGCCCTGAGGCGCTGTTGGTGTGCAACGGATTTAAGGATGTCGAGTACATAGCTCTGGCATTGCTTGCGAGGAAGCTGCATCTGAATACTGTTATTGTGCTTGAGCAAGAGGAAGAGCTTGATATTGTGATCGATGTGAGCAAGAAACTCGGTGTTCGGCCTGTGATTGGGCTCCGGGCTAAGCTGAGGACTAAGCATTCTGGTCATTTTGGTTCTACATCTGGTGAGAAAGGGAAATTTGGTCTAACAACAACGCAGATTCTCCGTGTTGTTAAGAAACTGGAGCAGAACGAAATGCTTGATTGTATGCAGCTGCTGCATTTCCATATTGGATCCCAAATCCCGTCCACGGCATTGCTAGCTGATGGTGTTGGTGAAGCTGCGCAGATCTATAGCGAATTGGTTCGCCTTGGTGCCTGTATGAGAGTGATTGATATTGGCGGAGGGCTTGGAATCGATTATGACGGCTCAAAGTCTCCCAATTCTGATGTTTCTGTCAGCTACACCCTTGAAGAGTATGCTTCTGCCGTTGTTGGGGCGGTGAGGTTGGTGTGTGACCGCAAGGGCATCAAGCATCCGATTATTTGCAGTGAAAGCGGCCGTGCAATTGTCTCCCACCACTCAATTTTGGTGTTTGAAGCTGTTTCTGCAAGCTCTCACGATTCTCCGCAGTTCCAGTCTCCTCTTGGGATTGAGTATTTTGAGGAGCAGTTGTCTGATGATGCTCGTGCTGATTACCGAAATTTGTGTGCAGCTGGTGTTCGTGGTGAATATGAGAATTGTTTGCTTTATGCAGAGCAGCTGAAACAGAGGTGTGTTGAGCAGTTCAAAGAAGGGTCTTTGAATATGGAACAGCTTGCTGAGGTTGATGGCTTTTGTGAATTGGTGTCGAAAGCTATTGGTCTTTCTGATGACCCTGTTCGGACATACCATATGAATCTGTCTGTTTTTACCTCAATTCCTGATTTTTGGGGCTTTGGCCAGTTGTTCCCTCTGATTCCTATCCACAGGCTGGATGAGAAGCCTGTAGTTAGAGGGATTCTGTCCGACCTGACCTGCGACAGTGATGGGAAGATTGACAAGTTCATTGGTGGAGAATCAAGCTTGCCTCTGCACAAATTGGATGCGAACGGCAGTGGGAATGGTGATCGGGCGGCTTATTATCTAGGGATGTTCTTGGGTGGTGCTTATGAAGAGGCGCTGGGTGGTGTTCACAACCTGTTTGGTGGCCCAAGTGTTGTACGCGTGTCGCAGAGCAACAGCCCCCACGGCTTTGCTGTGACGCGTGCTGTGCCAGGCCCGACTTGTGGAGATGTGCTACGAGTGATGCAGTATGAGCCCGAGCTTATGTTCCAGACTCTGAAGCATCGGATTGAGGAGTTTGCCGATGATGGTGGCAGCAGCAGCTTGGCGCTGGCTAATGGCCTAGCTTGCTCTTTCAATAACATGCCT TACTTGGCCAGCGCCGCCTCTTGCAGCCTGACTGCTGCCGGGGCTGGCAATGGCGGGTACTACTATTGCAGTGATGAGAGCTTTGCATCGTCTGGCGATGCTGTTGGTGCTGAGGACGAGCAGTGGTCTTATTGCATTGCTTGA
- the LOC125190819 gene encoding ubiquitin fusion degradation protein 1 homolog, whose protein sequence is MFFDGYGYHGTSFEQTYRCYPASFIDKAQIENGDKVIMPPSALDRLASLHIDYPMLFELRNAATERVSHCGVLEFIAEEGMIYMPYWMMENLLLQEGDFVRVKNVTLPKGTYVKLQPHTKDFLDISNPKAILETTLRNFSCLSTGDSIMVAYNNKKYYIDIIEAKPSHAISIIETDCEVDFAPPLDYKEPERPSAPVSTGKAPAEGQEPPEESEPKFNPFTGVGRRLDGKVLKTGSPPVSSSVPQDRRANASAGGTGTASSSSSHTAKAPTQGKLVFGSNANRTKDAPKDASKDAKAEPPKSDDPKFQAFSGKKYSLRG, encoded by the exons ATg TTTTTTGACGGGTATGGATACCATGGAACATCATTTGAACAAACATACCGGTGTTACCCTGCGTCTTTCATAGACAAG GCACAGATAGAAAATGGTGATAAAG TTATAATGCCGCCATCAGCTCTTGACCGTCTTG CCTCCCTTCACATTGATTACCCTATGTTATTTGAGCTCCGGAATGCTGCTACTGAGCGCGTTTCACACTGTGGGGTTCTGGAGTTCATTGCTGAAGAAGGCATGATCTATATGCCTTACTGG ATGATGGAGAATCTATTGCTACAAGAGGGAGACTTTGTGCGAGTGAAAAATGTAACTCTTCCAAAGGGTACATACGTAAAATTGCAACCACACACAAAGGATTTCTTGGATATTTCCAATCCAAAAGCTAT CTTGGAGACAACACTGAGGAACTTTTCGTGCTTGAGCACTGGGGATAGTATCATGGTGgcttataataataaaaagtattaCATTGATATCATTGAGGCAAAGCCATCTCATGCGATAAGCATTATCGAGACTGATTGTGAAGTGGACTTTGCTCCTCCTCTTGATTACAAGGAACCAGAAAGACCTTCTGCCCCCGTTTCGACAGGCAAAGCACCAGCAGAAG GTCAGGAACCTCCCGAGGAGTCTGAACCAAAATTCAATCCATTTACTGGCGTTGGAAGACGCTTGGATGGGAAAGTTTTAAAAACGGGATCTCCACCAGTGTCGTCATCTGTGCCCCAAGACAGGCGTGCCAATGCTTCGGCTGGAGGAACAGGTACCGCCTCTAGTTCCAGCTCACATACTGCCAAAGCCCCAACTCAAGGGAAGCTCGTATTTGGGTCAAATGCTAACCGCACAAAAGATGCCCCAAAG GATGCTTCAAAAGATGCTAAGGCGGAGCCTCCGAAGAGTGATGATCCGAAGTTCCAAGCCTTTAGTGGGAAGAAATACTCTTTGAGGggttga
- the LOC125190818 gene encoding uncharacterized protein LOC125190818, whose protein sequence is MKAMKGEVMDGSDIKELVENDNVFSNFVHHKFQHLDSDCDGKLSLKELQPAVQDIGAALGLPAQGASPQSDHIYSQVLNEFTHGKQEKISKTQFKEVLSDILLGMAAGLKRDPVVILRIDGDDLLEFVNGPTFEPEILSLFSEIDLPEGSLKDYIIKAFEKLSVDQGVPPATDHWVMSNILEPALEPLGDSLDETVSQETFVAGFKQASENAARLLKEQPAIVAHSQNTFDGSGIRRLLSNKFELDKALDTALKSVPRDRHGKISKEFLSVAVDNLGASAGLPPLGAVEQMDNIVTEAIKMFGGEDGKTVKEDEFKKLLTEVLGSIMLQLEGNPVSISINSVVHEPLASSSTLLQPSSP, encoded by the exons ATGAAGGCGATGAAAGGTGAAGTGATGGACGGGTCCGATATAAAAGAGCTGGTTGAGAACGACAACGTCTTCTCCAACTTCGTCCATCACAAGTTTCAACACCTCGACTCTGATTGCGACGGTAAGCTCTCCCTCAAAGAGCTTCAGCCCGCCGTCCAAGATATCGGCGCTGCCCTCGGCCTGCCTGCCCAAGGCGCTTCCCCTCAATCCGACCATATTTACTCTCAG GTTCTTAATGAGTTCACACATGGTAAACAAGAAAAGATAAGCAAGACTCAGTTCAAAGAGGTTCTCTCAGATATTCTACTGGGCATGGCGGCAGGCCTGAAACGGGATCCTGTCGTGATTCTTAGGATCGACGGTGATGACCTCCTTGAGTTCGTCAACGGGCCCACCTTCGAGCCAGAGATACTCTCCCTATTCTCCGAGATTGACTTGCCCGAAGGATCACTCAAAGACTACATCATCAAGGCCTTCGAGAAACTCTCCGTTGATCAAGGCGTGCCTCCGGCTACAGATCATTGG GTCATGAGCAACATTCTAGAGCCGGCGTTGGAGCCCTTGGGGGATTCCCTTGATGAGACGGTCTCACAAGAGACGTTTGTAGCTGGGTTCAAACAAGCATCGGAGAATGCAGCGAGGCTTCTCAAGGAGCAGCCGGCTATCGTTGCTCACAGTCAGAATACCTTTGATGGGAGCGGCATTAGAAGGCTCTTGTCTAATAAGTTTGAGCTGGATAAG GCATTGGATACTGCTCTGAAGAGTGTTCCGAGGGATCGCCATGGTAAGATATCGAAGGAATTCTTGAGTGTTGCAGTTGATAATTTGGGTGCCTCGGCCGGCTTACCTCCTCTTGGCGCTGTTGAGCAG ATGGATAACATAGTCACGGAAGCCATAAAAATGTTTGGTGGTGAGGATGGGAAGACAGTGAAGGAAGATGAGTTCAAGAAGCTACTAACAGAGGTTCTCGGGAGCATCATGCTGCAGCTCGAGGGCAATCCTGTCTCGATCTCAATAAACTCGGTGGTCCATGAGCCGTTGGCGTCGTCCTCCACCCTCCTGCAGCCTTCGTCGCCGTGA